A single region of the Sorghum bicolor cultivar BTx623 chromosome 9, Sorghum_bicolor_NCBIv3, whole genome shotgun sequence genome encodes:
- the LOC8077045 gene encoding transcription elongation factor SPT6-like isoform X1: MGRTVLSDEEEDEIEVDEEEDPRSSRRGRDDMDEHDDDDDDEDDEDGQDEFEKDDFIVDDEEEEVEGEEEEQRSDDERRRKKKKKKRESEDFMLDEDDYMLLQDNNITGISRPKPGNKFKRLKKAGRESEMDERSGFSDGDGTGKKRSGKERVEYSLFGDHQDTAPFEEDFEDDQQAGEGEEEVGDDEDEMADFIVEEDEIDGNGQVVRRKKYKKKVPRQAAGVSSSALQEAQDIFGDVDELLALRKQELEREAANSSELRGARLEDEFEPFILAEKYMTTKDEQIKENDVPERMQLSEELTGYPPTDKTMIEEESLWIHSHLTGDGFLSFFGNERMNKDIDQKDIVNVVTMLHVNKFEIPFIAMYRKENCPTLLKSLDSDEGNEDNEDNKDNESDARKMKWHKLLWAVQTLDRKWLLLQKRKVALQLYYEKRFDDEKRRIDDVTRQELNSQLYNSIIEALKDAKSEKEVEDVDAKFNLHFPPGEVEEEGQFKRPKRKSLYSICHKAGLWEVANQFGRSAEQLGHHLTLTKIPEAGELESGRHSPEEVAANFTCAMFETAQDVLRGARHMAAVEIGCEPIVRKHVRGIFMNKAVVSTSPTPEGNTIIDPYHQLSGVKWLREKPLSKFVDAQWLLIQKAEEEKLLKVTVKLPEDAKKKLMSEARENYLSDCVSKSAQLWDEQRKMILDDAFFNFLLPSMEKEARSLLTAKAKHWLHMEYGKQLWNNVTVAPWKKKDADKKDADIDLDDESELRVMACCWGPGKPATTFVMLDSSGELVDVLYAGSISNRSQGVAEQQRKKNDQQRVLKFMTDHQPHVVCVGASNYNCRQLKDDIYEVIFRIVEDHPRDVNPQMENLSVVYGDESVPRLYENSRISSDQLPGQPGIVKRAVALGRYLQNPLAMIATLCGPGKEILSWKLHALEQFLTPDEKYEVVEQVMVDATNQIGFDVNLAASHEWHFSTLQFIAGLGPRKASALQKDLVREGSIFSRKELVKPLGRKVFMNASGFLRVRRSGAAAASAQLIDLLEDTRIHPESYVLAKNLAKDVYVEDAQHEINEMDDDEQEMAIEHVREKPDWLRSLKIEEYVKSISEEYRKLETLRDIRRELLSGFSDWRTPYTEPSPDDEFWMLSGETEDTISDGRIVQVTVRNIQENKIICTFDSGLKAIVMADNYSDEGFDLESSQLREGDVLTGKIRNVNKNRFMVYLTCKASEMRRRPFSRGDQDPYYHEQDMISQTVEDKARKQKELAKKHFKPRMIVHPHFQNLTAEEAMQFLSDKEHGEKVIRPSSRGPSFLTLTLKIFDGVYAHKEITESGKDHKDITSLLRLGKTLTIDNETFEDLDEVIDRYVDPLVGHLKSMLSYRKFRKGLKNEVDEMLRAEKAENPMRIVYSFGISHEHPGTFILSYIRSTNPHHEYIGLYPKGFRFRKRDFDNIDRLVSYFQKNIDKPPPDAGPSMRNVAAMVPMKNSAWGSGGGGGGDANGGWRGDGSNDRDRPFSGRSGGRFDSRNSSGGRGRGRGRGRGNFGNDDNGGGGWSGGGGGNSGGWTDNIGSGGGGWGTGGSGGSSWGGGGTGGGSDAAGWGGGIGGDDSNRGGGSGWGSAASGADSAGGGNGAWGAAAGGSNDSGWGSAKKAVPAQEGGSGWGSGGGSGW, from the exons ATGGGGCGCACGGTGCTCTCCGATGAAGAAG AAGATGAGATTGAggtcgacgaggaggaggatccGCGGTCTTCCCGGAGGGGCAGGGACGATATGGACGAgcacgacgatgatgacgatgatgaagatgacg AGGATGGTCAAGATGAATTTGAGAAGGATGACTTCATAGTGGATGATGAGGAAGAAGAAGTGGAAGGCGAGGAAGAGGAACAGAGAAGTGATGACGAGAGGcgtagaaagaaaaagaaaaagaagag GGAATCAGAAGACTTCATGCTTGATGAGGATGACTATATGTTGCTCCAGGATAATAACATCACTGGCATCAGTCGCCCAAAGCCT GGAAACAAGTTTAAGCGCTTGAAAAAGGCTGGAAGGGAATCTGAAATGGATGAGCGCTCTGGTTTTTCAGATGGTGATGGAACAGGGAAAAAACGCAGTGGCAAGGAGAGAGTCGAGTACAGTTTATTTGGTGATCATCAAG ATACTGCGCCGTTTGAGGAGGACTTTGAGGACGATCAGCAGGCAGGGGAGGGTGAGGAGGAAGTTGGCGATGATGAAGATGAAATGGCAGATTTTATTGTGGAGGAAGATGAAATCGATGGGAATGGACAAGTTGTAAG GAGGAAGAAATATAAAAAGAAGGTGCCACGGCAAGCAGCAGGTGTATCGTCATCTGCTCTGCAAGAGGCCCAAGACATTTTTGGTGATGTTGATGAGTTGCTAGCACTAAGAAAGcaagagcttgagagggaggcTGCTAACTCCAGTGAGTTAAGAGGGGCGAGGCTTGAAGATGAGTTTGAGCCATTTATTCTTGCAGAGAAGTATATGACAACAAAAGATGAGCAAATAAAAGAAAATGATGTCCCTGAGAGGATGCAG TTGTCTGAAGAGTTGACTGGGTATCCTCCAACGGATAAAACGATGATTGAGGAAGAGAGTTTATGGATACACAGCCACCTAACTGGTGATGGATTTCTGTCCTTTTTTGGCAATGAGCGCATGAACAAGGATATTGACCAGAAGGACATTGTTAACGTCGTGACCATGTTGCATGTCAACAAATTTGAA ATTCCATTCATTGCAATGTACAGAAAAGAGAATTGTCCAACCCTATTAAAAAGCCTTGATTCTGATGAGGGTAATGAGGATAATGAGGATAATAAGGATAATGAATCTGATGCACGCAAAATGAAGTGGCATAAG TTGCTCTGGGCAGTTCAGACCTTGGACAGAAAGTGGCTACTTCTTCAGAAGCGCAAGGTTGCTTTACAGTTGTATTATGAGAAAAGATTTGATGATGAGAAACGGAGGATAGATGATGTCACGAGGCAAGAACTTAATAGCCAACTTTATAATTCCATCATTGAAGCACTAAAGGATGCTAAATCTGAGAAAGAGGTGGAggatgttgatgcaaaattcaATTTACATTTTCCTCCTGGGGAAGTAGAAGAAGAAGGCCAATTTAAACGTCCTAAAAGGAAATCCTTGTACAGTATCTGTCACAAGGCAGGGTTATGGGAGGTTGCCAACCAATTTGGGCGCAGTGCTGAGCAATTAGGCCACCATCTGACATTAACTAAGATACCT GAAGCAGGCGAGCTTGAGAGCGGTAGACATTCTCCTGAAGAGGTTGCTGCAAATTTCACATGTGCAATGTTTGAAACAGCACAAGATGTTCTTCGGGGTGCGAGACACATG GCAGCAGTTGAGATAGGTTGTGAGCCAATTGTGAGAAAGCATGTTCGAGGCATCTTCATGAATAAAGCAGTTGTGTCAACAAGTCCCACACCTGAGGGCAATACAATCATAGATCCATATCATCAGCTATCGGGTGTTAAGTGGTTGAGAGAGAAACCACTTAGCAAGTTTGTAGATGCACAGTGGCTTCTTATTCAGAAAGCAGAGGAAGAAAAGCTCCTCAAGGTTACCGTAAAATTGCCAGAAGATGCAAAGAAAAAACTCATGTCTGAAGCACGTGAGAATTATCTAAGTGATTGTGTCAGCAAGTCTGCACAACTGTGGGATGAGCAACGGAAGATGATACTGGATGATGCCTTCTTCAATTTCCTTCTTCCATCAATGGAAAAGGAAGCTCGATCACTGTTgacggcaaaagccaaacattGGCTCCATATGGAATATGGGAAACAGTTGTGGAATAATGTTACTGTTGCTCCTTGGAAGAAGAAAGATGCAGACAAGAAGGATGCTGACATTGATTTGGATGATGAATCGGAATTGAGAGTTATGGCCTGCTGCTGGGGTCCTGGGAAGCCAGCAACCACCTTTGTTATGTTAGACTCCTCAGGAGAATTGGTTGATGTTCTGTATGCGGGTTCTATCAGTAACAGGTCTCAAGGTGTCGCTGAGCAGCAGCGGAAGAAGAATGACCAGCAACGAGTCTTAAAGTTTATGACTGATCATCAACCACATGTTGTGTGTGTAGGAGCATCAAACTACAACTGCAGACAACTCAAGGATGATATTTATGAG GTTATTTTTAGAATTGTAGAGGACCATCCAAGAGACGTTAACCCCCAAATGGAAAATTTGAGCGTTGTCTATGGTGACGAGTCTGTGCCTCGCTTGTATGAGAACTCTCGAATATCTTCGGATCAACTTCCTGGGCAGCCAG GTATTGTGAAGCGGGCTGTTGCGCTTGGACGTTACCTTCAGAATCCATTGGCGATGATCGCAACACTTTGTGGACCTGGGAAAGAGATACTTTCTTGGAAACTGCACGCACTGGAACAGTTTCTGACTCCTGATGAGAAGTATGAAGTTGTTGAGCAAGTAATGGTTGATGCAACGAATCAGATAGGTTTTGATGTCAATCTTGCTGCTAGCCACGAGTGGCATTTTTCTACTCTACAATTTATTGCTGGTTTGGGTCCGCGCAAAGCTTCAGCTTTGCAGAAAGATCTTGTAAGAGAGGGATCCATTTTTAGTCGCAAGGAGCTTGTCAAACCTCTAGGCAGGAAAGTCTTCATGAATGCTTCTGGGTTTTTACGTGTTCGGCGGAGTGGTGCTGCCGCCGCCAGTGCTCAACTCATTGATCTGCTCGAGGATACAAGGATCCATCCTGAATCATATGTATTAGCAAAAAATTTGGCTAAGGATGTCTATGTTGAGGATGCACAGCATGAAataaatgaaatggatgatgaCGAGCAAGAGATGGCTATTGAGCATGTTAGAGAAAAGCCAGATTGGCTTCGAAGTCTTAAAATTGAGGAATATGTTAAGAGCATTTCAGAAGAATACCGTAAATTGGAAACTCTGCGCGATATAAGGAGAGAGCTTCTATCTGGTTTTTCTGACTGGAGGACCCCCTATACTGAGCCAAGCCCAGATGACGAATTCTGGATGCTTTCTGGTGAAACTGAAGACACCATATCTGATGGAAGGATTGTTCAAGTAACTGTTCGCAATATACAAGAGAACAAAATAATTTGCACCTTTGATTCTGGTTTGAAAGCCATAGTTATGGCAGACAACTATTCTGATGAGGGTTTTGATCTAGAATCATCACAGTTACGTGAAGGTGATGTATTAACTGGCAAAATTCGAAACGTGAATAAAAATAGATTCATGGTTTACCTAACGTGCAAGGCTAGTGAGATGAGGAGAAGGCCATTCTCCAGAGGTGATCAGGATCCTTACTATCACGAACAAGACATGATCTCACAAACTGTAGAAGATAAGGCTCGGAAACAAAAGGAACTTGCAAAGAAGCATTTCAAGCCCAGAATGATTGTTCATCCCCACTTTCAGAACCTGACAGCCGAAGAAGCCATGCAG TTTTTGTCAGATAAAGAGCATGGTGAGAAGGTGATCCGGCCAAGTTCCAGGGGACCATCTTTTTTGACACttactctgaaaatttttgACGGCGTTTATGCACACAAGGAGATAACCGAAAGTGGAAAGGATCACAAAGACATCACAAGTTTGCTTCGCCTAGGGAAAACACTAACAATCGACAATGAAACTTTTGAAGACCTCGATGAG GTCATTGACAGATATGTGGACCCATTGGTAGGACACCTGAAGAGCATGCTCTCTTATCGTAAATTCAGAAAGGGTTTAAAAAATGAGGTTGATGAGATGTTAAGGGCAGAGAAAGCAGAGAACCCTATGAGAATAGTGTATAGTTTTGGCATCTCTCATGAACATCCTGGCACCTTTATATTGTCATATATTAGGAGTACAAATCCACATCACGAGTATATTGGATTATACCCGAAGGGCTTCAGATTCAGGAAGAGAGACTTTGACAACATTGACCGCCTTGTTTCCTATTTCCAGAAGAATATAGACAAACCACCACCTGATGCTGGACCATCAATGCGAAATGTTGCTGCAATGGTACCTATGAAAAACTCAGCTTGGGgttctggtggtggtggtggtggggatgcAAACGGTGGTTGGAGAGGAGATGGTAGTAATGATAGGGACAGACCTTTCTCGGGCAGATCAG GAGGGAGGTTTGATTCAAGGAATAGCTCTGGTGGTCGTGGACGAGGACGGGGGCGTGGCCGGGGTAATTTTGGCAATGACGATAATGGTGGTGGAGGTTGgagtggaggtggtggtggcaacAGTGGAGGATGGACTGATAACATTGGCAGCGGTGGAGGCGGATGGGGCACAGGTGGCAGTGGTGGCTCTTCCTGGGGTGGTGGTGGTACTGGTGGAGGATCTGATGCCGCTGGCTGGGGTGGAGGCATTGGAGGCGATGACAGCAACCGTGGTGGTGGAAGCGGCTGGGGATCAGCTGCTAGTGGTGCTGACAGTGCTGGTGGAGGAAATGGAGCCTGGGGAGCAGCTGCTGGTGGCTCTAATGACTCAGGATGGGGTAGCGCCAAAAAGGCCGTCCCAGCACAGGAAGGTGGAAGCGGCTGGGGGTCTGGCGGTGGTAGTGGCTGGTGA
- the LOC8077045 gene encoding transcription elongation factor SPT6-like isoform X2: MGRTVLSDEEDEIEVDEEEDPRSSRRGRDDMDEHDDDDDDEDDEDGQDEFEKDDFIVDDEEEEVEGEEEEQRSDDERRRKKKKKKRESEDFMLDEDDYMLLQDNNITGISRPKPGNKFKRLKKAGRESEMDERSGFSDGDGTGKKRSGKERVEYSLFGDHQDTAPFEEDFEDDQQAGEGEEEVGDDEDEMADFIVEEDEIDGNGQVVRRKKYKKKVPRQAAGVSSSALQEAQDIFGDVDELLALRKQELEREAANSSELRGARLEDEFEPFILAEKYMTTKDEQIKENDVPERMQLSEELTGYPPTDKTMIEEESLWIHSHLTGDGFLSFFGNERMNKDIDQKDIVNVVTMLHVNKFEIPFIAMYRKENCPTLLKSLDSDEGNEDNEDNKDNESDARKMKWHKLLWAVQTLDRKWLLLQKRKVALQLYYEKRFDDEKRRIDDVTRQELNSQLYNSIIEALKDAKSEKEVEDVDAKFNLHFPPGEVEEEGQFKRPKRKSLYSICHKAGLWEVANQFGRSAEQLGHHLTLTKIPEAGELESGRHSPEEVAANFTCAMFETAQDVLRGARHMAAVEIGCEPIVRKHVRGIFMNKAVVSTSPTPEGNTIIDPYHQLSGVKWLREKPLSKFVDAQWLLIQKAEEEKLLKVTVKLPEDAKKKLMSEARENYLSDCVSKSAQLWDEQRKMILDDAFFNFLLPSMEKEARSLLTAKAKHWLHMEYGKQLWNNVTVAPWKKKDADKKDADIDLDDESELRVMACCWGPGKPATTFVMLDSSGELVDVLYAGSISNRSQGVAEQQRKKNDQQRVLKFMTDHQPHVVCVGASNYNCRQLKDDIYEVIFRIVEDHPRDVNPQMENLSVVYGDESVPRLYENSRISSDQLPGQPGIVKRAVALGRYLQNPLAMIATLCGPGKEILSWKLHALEQFLTPDEKYEVVEQVMVDATNQIGFDVNLAASHEWHFSTLQFIAGLGPRKASALQKDLVREGSIFSRKELVKPLGRKVFMNASGFLRVRRSGAAAASAQLIDLLEDTRIHPESYVLAKNLAKDVYVEDAQHEINEMDDDEQEMAIEHVREKPDWLRSLKIEEYVKSISEEYRKLETLRDIRRELLSGFSDWRTPYTEPSPDDEFWMLSGETEDTISDGRIVQVTVRNIQENKIICTFDSGLKAIVMADNYSDEGFDLESSQLREGDVLTGKIRNVNKNRFMVYLTCKASEMRRRPFSRGDQDPYYHEQDMISQTVEDKARKQKELAKKHFKPRMIVHPHFQNLTAEEAMQFLSDKEHGEKVIRPSSRGPSFLTLTLKIFDGVYAHKEITESGKDHKDITSLLRLGKTLTIDNETFEDLDEVIDRYVDPLVGHLKSMLSYRKFRKGLKNEVDEMLRAEKAENPMRIVYSFGISHEHPGTFILSYIRSTNPHHEYIGLYPKGFRFRKRDFDNIDRLVSYFQKNIDKPPPDAGPSMRNVAAMVPMKNSAWGSGGGGGGDANGGWRGDGSNDRDRPFSGRSGGRFDSRNSSGGRGRGRGRGRGNFGNDDNGGGGWSGGGGGNSGGWTDNIGSGGGGWGTGGSGGSSWGGGGTGGGSDAAGWGGGIGGDDSNRGGGSGWGSAASGADSAGGGNGAWGAAAGGSNDSGWGSAKKAVPAQEGGSGWGSGGGSGW; the protein is encoded by the exons ATGGGGCGCACGGTGCTCTCCGATGAAGAAG ATGAGATTGAggtcgacgaggaggaggatccGCGGTCTTCCCGGAGGGGCAGGGACGATATGGACGAgcacgacgatgatgacgatgatgaagatgacg AGGATGGTCAAGATGAATTTGAGAAGGATGACTTCATAGTGGATGATGAGGAAGAAGAAGTGGAAGGCGAGGAAGAGGAACAGAGAAGTGATGACGAGAGGcgtagaaagaaaaagaaaaagaagag GGAATCAGAAGACTTCATGCTTGATGAGGATGACTATATGTTGCTCCAGGATAATAACATCACTGGCATCAGTCGCCCAAAGCCT GGAAACAAGTTTAAGCGCTTGAAAAAGGCTGGAAGGGAATCTGAAATGGATGAGCGCTCTGGTTTTTCAGATGGTGATGGAACAGGGAAAAAACGCAGTGGCAAGGAGAGAGTCGAGTACAGTTTATTTGGTGATCATCAAG ATACTGCGCCGTTTGAGGAGGACTTTGAGGACGATCAGCAGGCAGGGGAGGGTGAGGAGGAAGTTGGCGATGATGAAGATGAAATGGCAGATTTTATTGTGGAGGAAGATGAAATCGATGGGAATGGACAAGTTGTAAG GAGGAAGAAATATAAAAAGAAGGTGCCACGGCAAGCAGCAGGTGTATCGTCATCTGCTCTGCAAGAGGCCCAAGACATTTTTGGTGATGTTGATGAGTTGCTAGCACTAAGAAAGcaagagcttgagagggaggcTGCTAACTCCAGTGAGTTAAGAGGGGCGAGGCTTGAAGATGAGTTTGAGCCATTTATTCTTGCAGAGAAGTATATGACAACAAAAGATGAGCAAATAAAAGAAAATGATGTCCCTGAGAGGATGCAG TTGTCTGAAGAGTTGACTGGGTATCCTCCAACGGATAAAACGATGATTGAGGAAGAGAGTTTATGGATACACAGCCACCTAACTGGTGATGGATTTCTGTCCTTTTTTGGCAATGAGCGCATGAACAAGGATATTGACCAGAAGGACATTGTTAACGTCGTGACCATGTTGCATGTCAACAAATTTGAA ATTCCATTCATTGCAATGTACAGAAAAGAGAATTGTCCAACCCTATTAAAAAGCCTTGATTCTGATGAGGGTAATGAGGATAATGAGGATAATAAGGATAATGAATCTGATGCACGCAAAATGAAGTGGCATAAG TTGCTCTGGGCAGTTCAGACCTTGGACAGAAAGTGGCTACTTCTTCAGAAGCGCAAGGTTGCTTTACAGTTGTATTATGAGAAAAGATTTGATGATGAGAAACGGAGGATAGATGATGTCACGAGGCAAGAACTTAATAGCCAACTTTATAATTCCATCATTGAAGCACTAAAGGATGCTAAATCTGAGAAAGAGGTGGAggatgttgatgcaaaattcaATTTACATTTTCCTCCTGGGGAAGTAGAAGAAGAAGGCCAATTTAAACGTCCTAAAAGGAAATCCTTGTACAGTATCTGTCACAAGGCAGGGTTATGGGAGGTTGCCAACCAATTTGGGCGCAGTGCTGAGCAATTAGGCCACCATCTGACATTAACTAAGATACCT GAAGCAGGCGAGCTTGAGAGCGGTAGACATTCTCCTGAAGAGGTTGCTGCAAATTTCACATGTGCAATGTTTGAAACAGCACAAGATGTTCTTCGGGGTGCGAGACACATG GCAGCAGTTGAGATAGGTTGTGAGCCAATTGTGAGAAAGCATGTTCGAGGCATCTTCATGAATAAAGCAGTTGTGTCAACAAGTCCCACACCTGAGGGCAATACAATCATAGATCCATATCATCAGCTATCGGGTGTTAAGTGGTTGAGAGAGAAACCACTTAGCAAGTTTGTAGATGCACAGTGGCTTCTTATTCAGAAAGCAGAGGAAGAAAAGCTCCTCAAGGTTACCGTAAAATTGCCAGAAGATGCAAAGAAAAAACTCATGTCTGAAGCACGTGAGAATTATCTAAGTGATTGTGTCAGCAAGTCTGCACAACTGTGGGATGAGCAACGGAAGATGATACTGGATGATGCCTTCTTCAATTTCCTTCTTCCATCAATGGAAAAGGAAGCTCGATCACTGTTgacggcaaaagccaaacattGGCTCCATATGGAATATGGGAAACAGTTGTGGAATAATGTTACTGTTGCTCCTTGGAAGAAGAAAGATGCAGACAAGAAGGATGCTGACATTGATTTGGATGATGAATCGGAATTGAGAGTTATGGCCTGCTGCTGGGGTCCTGGGAAGCCAGCAACCACCTTTGTTATGTTAGACTCCTCAGGAGAATTGGTTGATGTTCTGTATGCGGGTTCTATCAGTAACAGGTCTCAAGGTGTCGCTGAGCAGCAGCGGAAGAAGAATGACCAGCAACGAGTCTTAAAGTTTATGACTGATCATCAACCACATGTTGTGTGTGTAGGAGCATCAAACTACAACTGCAGACAACTCAAGGATGATATTTATGAG GTTATTTTTAGAATTGTAGAGGACCATCCAAGAGACGTTAACCCCCAAATGGAAAATTTGAGCGTTGTCTATGGTGACGAGTCTGTGCCTCGCTTGTATGAGAACTCTCGAATATCTTCGGATCAACTTCCTGGGCAGCCAG GTATTGTGAAGCGGGCTGTTGCGCTTGGACGTTACCTTCAGAATCCATTGGCGATGATCGCAACACTTTGTGGACCTGGGAAAGAGATACTTTCTTGGAAACTGCACGCACTGGAACAGTTTCTGACTCCTGATGAGAAGTATGAAGTTGTTGAGCAAGTAATGGTTGATGCAACGAATCAGATAGGTTTTGATGTCAATCTTGCTGCTAGCCACGAGTGGCATTTTTCTACTCTACAATTTATTGCTGGTTTGGGTCCGCGCAAAGCTTCAGCTTTGCAGAAAGATCTTGTAAGAGAGGGATCCATTTTTAGTCGCAAGGAGCTTGTCAAACCTCTAGGCAGGAAAGTCTTCATGAATGCTTCTGGGTTTTTACGTGTTCGGCGGAGTGGTGCTGCCGCCGCCAGTGCTCAACTCATTGATCTGCTCGAGGATACAAGGATCCATCCTGAATCATATGTATTAGCAAAAAATTTGGCTAAGGATGTCTATGTTGAGGATGCACAGCATGAAataaatgaaatggatgatgaCGAGCAAGAGATGGCTATTGAGCATGTTAGAGAAAAGCCAGATTGGCTTCGAAGTCTTAAAATTGAGGAATATGTTAAGAGCATTTCAGAAGAATACCGTAAATTGGAAACTCTGCGCGATATAAGGAGAGAGCTTCTATCTGGTTTTTCTGACTGGAGGACCCCCTATACTGAGCCAAGCCCAGATGACGAATTCTGGATGCTTTCTGGTGAAACTGAAGACACCATATCTGATGGAAGGATTGTTCAAGTAACTGTTCGCAATATACAAGAGAACAAAATAATTTGCACCTTTGATTCTGGTTTGAAAGCCATAGTTATGGCAGACAACTATTCTGATGAGGGTTTTGATCTAGAATCATCACAGTTACGTGAAGGTGATGTATTAACTGGCAAAATTCGAAACGTGAATAAAAATAGATTCATGGTTTACCTAACGTGCAAGGCTAGTGAGATGAGGAGAAGGCCATTCTCCAGAGGTGATCAGGATCCTTACTATCACGAACAAGACATGATCTCACAAACTGTAGAAGATAAGGCTCGGAAACAAAAGGAACTTGCAAAGAAGCATTTCAAGCCCAGAATGATTGTTCATCCCCACTTTCAGAACCTGACAGCCGAAGAAGCCATGCAG TTTTTGTCAGATAAAGAGCATGGTGAGAAGGTGATCCGGCCAAGTTCCAGGGGACCATCTTTTTTGACACttactctgaaaatttttgACGGCGTTTATGCACACAAGGAGATAACCGAAAGTGGAAAGGATCACAAAGACATCACAAGTTTGCTTCGCCTAGGGAAAACACTAACAATCGACAATGAAACTTTTGAAGACCTCGATGAG GTCATTGACAGATATGTGGACCCATTGGTAGGACACCTGAAGAGCATGCTCTCTTATCGTAAATTCAGAAAGGGTTTAAAAAATGAGGTTGATGAGATGTTAAGGGCAGAGAAAGCAGAGAACCCTATGAGAATAGTGTATAGTTTTGGCATCTCTCATGAACATCCTGGCACCTTTATATTGTCATATATTAGGAGTACAAATCCACATCACGAGTATATTGGATTATACCCGAAGGGCTTCAGATTCAGGAAGAGAGACTTTGACAACATTGACCGCCTTGTTTCCTATTTCCAGAAGAATATAGACAAACCACCACCTGATGCTGGACCATCAATGCGAAATGTTGCTGCAATGGTACCTATGAAAAACTCAGCTTGGGgttctggtggtggtggtggtggggatgcAAACGGTGGTTGGAGAGGAGATGGTAGTAATGATAGGGACAGACCTTTCTCGGGCAGATCAG GAGGGAGGTTTGATTCAAGGAATAGCTCTGGTGGTCGTGGACGAGGACGGGGGCGTGGCCGGGGTAATTTTGGCAATGACGATAATGGTGGTGGAGGTTGgagtggaggtggtggtggcaacAGTGGAGGATGGACTGATAACATTGGCAGCGGTGGAGGCGGATGGGGCACAGGTGGCAGTGGTGGCTCTTCCTGGGGTGGTGGTGGTACTGGTGGAGGATCTGATGCCGCTGGCTGGGGTGGAGGCATTGGAGGCGATGACAGCAACCGTGGTGGTGGAAGCGGCTGGGGATCAGCTGCTAGTGGTGCTGACAGTGCTGGTGGAGGAAATGGAGCCTGGGGAGCAGCTGCTGGTGGCTCTAATGACTCAGGATGGGGTAGCGCCAAAAAGGCCGTCCCAGCACAGGAAGGTGGAAGCGGCTGGGGGTCTGGCGGTGGTAGTGGCTGGTGA